From Sphingobium sp. B2D3C:
GTCTTGGCCAGCCGCACGCCGCCCTTGGCATCCGGACCGAGCTCCTTGAACTTGCCCTTGCCGCGCCCGCCGGCATGGATCTGCGCCTTCACCACATAGAGCGGGCCGGGGAGCGACTTGGCGGCCTCGACGGCTTCCGCCACGGTCAGCGCTGCATGGCCGGCGGGGACGGGGGCGCCAAATTTCGCGAGCAGTTCCTTGGCCTGATATTCATGAATGTTCATGGGTGCAGTATCCTGAGCCTGAGAAGAGGTTGGCCGCGCCATAGCCCAAGCCGACGCCGGCGTAACTTGCAAAGTTGCAAAATCGACGGTTCGGATATGCTAATTGCGCGTGGACCAGCGCGCCCTCGAAGCAGGGCGTAGCAAGTCGGATTGGCTGGAAGACGTCAGGTCTGTGCGTTAGATCGCGCAGCTAATAGCCGAGGCTGTTGCCGCCCGCAGGATTTCGGGGTCGCCCAGCGTACTCAGGTGGCGGACCATTTCGCTCACCGTCGTCCGGTTGGGGTCGATGCCGCGTCCATCGGTCAGCGTCGCGATCCGGCGAAGCTGCGCATTGCTCAGGCGATCCGTGAGGGTGCGCGCCATGCAGCCGGCCATCGGCTCGCTGAGGCCAGCGCGCACGAGCCCTGCGCGAATGCGACTTTCCGGCGTTGCGCAGCTGCTCAACAAAATGGCTGCGGGCAGGGCGAGGGCGGCAAGCGCGCGGGCGGAGGTGAGCTTCATGCGCGGGAGAGTAGCCGGCCAGAAGGCTCATGCCTAGAGCCTGCGTTTCGGCTGCTCTGTCTTGGCGCACAGGCGGGCGCAGCAACCTTGGTGTGCGTGCCTGCGTGCTGGTCAGCCCGGCCCCGACCGGTTACACATCCCCCGCATCCTCCCTGCTGGAATGCGCAATATGATCGAGATGTTTTTCACCCGTTTCGCCAGCCGCATGGCGAGCTGGACGGGCCAGCCATTCACCTTCGTTCTCGCCTTGAGCATCATCGTCATATGGGGGATCAGCGGGCCGATTTTTCAGTGGTCCGATACCTGGCAGCTGGTCATCAACACCGGCACGACGATCGTGACCTTCCTCATGGTGTTCCTGATCCAGAATGCCCAGAACCGCGATGCGAGCGCTATGCAGGTCAAGCTGGACGAGCTTATACGCGCCATTGAATCCGCGCAGAATGGCTATATCGGTATCGAGCATCTCACCGATGCGCAGATTTGTAGCCTGCGCGATGCCTTGGAGAAGGAAATCGACGCGGTGCCGGAATTGATCGCCCAGCGTCAGGTGGAGCTCAACAGGCTGATCGAGCGGCGCTGACAAAGCAAAACGGGCGCCATTCGGGCGCCCGTTTTATGTGGAGGACTGAGCGCTTAGCTCGGCATGGCCTGTGGATCGACCGGCCAGGGATGGGCCTTTGCGGGCTTCGAAACGTCCGGCGACGCCGAAGCACTGGCTTGTGCCTCGTCGGACGACAGCGATTTGCCGATCCCCTGCCGGGCCGTATCCGTCTCGGACGTCTGGCGATGTTCCGCCAGCTTGTCCTTGAGCTCCTGAGCGCGCTTGCGCGCGCGATCCTTGTACGGCTCGAGGCGTCCCTCATCGTTCATCTTCTTGAGCTTCGAGCCGATGAAGGCGGCGACCGCTCCATAGAAAAATGTTTTCAGCATGATGCTCTCCTGATTTGCAAAATGTTGCGAAGCACGTTTGCGTTGGCCGGTGAGGCCTTAACGGCAGCGCACCTCGCCACGTTCGATCGCCCGACCGGCCACGGCGCCACCGGCAGCGCCGATGATCGTGCCGATTGTCTTGCTGCCGCCGGGCGCAATGATGTTGCCGAGAACGCCACCGGCAAGGCCGCCGATGATTGCGCCCCGCGTACCGTCCGGCTTGCGGCAATAGTAGCCGCCTCGGTCGTCCCGGTAGA
This genomic window contains:
- a CDS encoding low affinity iron permease family protein is translated as MEMFFTRFASRMASWTGQPFTFVLALSIIVIWGISGPIFQWSDTWQLVINTGTTIVTFLMVFLIQNAQNRDASAMQVKLDELIRAIESAQNGYIGIEHLTDAQICSLRDALEKEIDAVPELIAQRQVELNRLIERR
- a CDS encoding glycine zipper 2TM domain-containing protein, coding for MTFAGFRTPAIALAAATMTLAGCSDMGLGGGPGYASNNDGYVLGANDPIYRDDRGGYYCRKPDGTRGAIIGGLAGGVLGNIIAPGGSKTIGTIIGAAGGAVAGRAIERGEVRCR